One Granulicella sp. 5B5 DNA window includes the following coding sequences:
- a CDS encoding carboxypeptidase-like regulatory domain-containing protein, with product MKRQPVNHTAHKFLIALVFFFGLSLAGTSLSAGQATSSGTVVGSITDPSGAVIPDATITVTDMASKSARTTVSNKAGQYIVPDVPPGTYDVKATRAGFSTDEIPDITVSVGSQTTANFRMTVGAENTTVEVTASNADLQTMNASTGTTVDPSMVQALPTIGREVATFTTMQPGVTPGGNVAGTTTDQASFTLDGGNNSNDMDGTLTTYTTSYATSTTGGFLGAAPQGTMPMPQDSIEEFKVATTGQTADFNNSSGSQTQAVTKRGRDRWTGTVYEYYLDNNFNGNTWQNNFPGTGYTPKPSYHFSRFGAAAGGPIAPKFLGGKTYLFANYEGFRYPLASTYERTVPSYEYLQLGQLSFTGTTYSAAQLKAADPRGLGMNPVLTNFYKTQLPVAPVGDAGSTGADGTKYAGSFDKSCGGLSTTLCDSNNTIGYKANVSTPQSSNFLATRLDHDFGQKWHFMASYRYYELVNSTTNQIDIGGALPGDTIGVPKAVAPHTQAPWYLVVGLTTNISASLTNDFHYSFLRDQWQWTDANAPAQVAGADGAIEPLGEYANTVLSPYNVNSQSIRVRTWDGKDNFFSDNLTKLKGNHLIQVGGQFQHNSDYFSRSDNGASINFTPTYQIGDSSGGGNIGYTGGTPGTAACTTGTGLNCVGAGTAANARMLDTYYGLVTDTQVANSYSNAGGSLSLNPSLTPAIGHASIPYYNIYATDTWHAKPSLTFNLGLSYAIEMPPTERNGTQAIFTDATGNPIRIEQWLASRKAAALSGQIFNPEIGYTLIKNVPSGRKYPYDPYYGAVSPRLSVIWNPNFSNAFLQKLFGNGSTAIRGGYGRIYGRVNGDAQVLPLLAGPGPLLATQCKYAQSATTGAGGCNQSNYNDTTAYRFGPDGLSPLLAPGGVPATLPQPFHPGFDGPGVSLSPGVDPSMRPNDVDTFNLSVQRQINRHMLVEVGYIGRIVHHEFMQLNPNVVPYMLSLGGQSFESAYLAIETAFNCTTTASQCAKSVAPTATVTPQPFFEAALGGAGSAYCSKYSSCTAAVVAKQTAAFRAQRVFGLWQALDNNVNGANGAGFVFARSLMGTATSNSTYGAAGQMVSGVSSDTPIGHSNYNGGYVSFKASSFHGLTAQENLTWSKALGLGANNQSSSGTVAEDSFDINKQYGRQAFDQRIIFNTFIVYETPWYRSQSGIIGRLAGGWTLSPIVTAGTGQPLQCTTNNSGQNFGGEDGANFTDNENCIFNTPYTGGAHTHRGVTGGMDSNGIAVGTNTKGSGAAAINMFTNPVAVFDSVRAPILGLDAGNGGSGAISGLGYLNLDFSVKKRIMIHERYSLELSGVFQNVMNHLDFANPSLSLQSAASWGVTKTQGNAPRQFQMGARAYF from the coding sequence ATGAAACGCCAGCCTGTAAATCACACCGCCCATAAGTTTTTGATCGCACTTGTCTTCTTTTTCGGTCTCTCGCTGGCAGGTACGTCCCTATCCGCCGGTCAAGCCACGTCGAGCGGCACCGTCGTCGGCAGCATCACGGACCCCAGCGGGGCTGTTATTCCGGACGCTACGATCACTGTCACCGACATGGCGTCCAAAAGCGCCCGAACGACCGTCTCCAACAAAGCAGGCCAGTACATCGTTCCGGACGTGCCGCCGGGAACGTATGACGTGAAAGCAACAAGGGCCGGATTCTCAACGGACGAGATTCCCGACATTACCGTAAGCGTCGGTTCTCAAACGACAGCTAATTTCAGGATGACGGTGGGAGCGGAGAACACCACCGTAGAAGTCACAGCTTCCAATGCGGATCTGCAGACGATGAATGCATCGACCGGAACAACAGTCGATCCGTCGATGGTCCAGGCATTGCCCACAATCGGGCGCGAGGTCGCCACTTTTACGACCATGCAGCCGGGCGTCACGCCTGGAGGAAATGTGGCCGGCACCACCACCGATCAGGCGAGCTTCACCCTCGACGGCGGCAACAACTCCAATGATATGGACGGAACGCTGACAACCTACACCACGTCCTACGCCACTTCAACCACCGGCGGGTTCCTTGGAGCGGCTCCGCAGGGAACAATGCCTATGCCACAAGACAGCATTGAGGAGTTCAAGGTGGCCACGACCGGCCAGACGGCTGACTTCAACAACTCTTCCGGCTCTCAAACGCAGGCCGTTACCAAGCGCGGCCGCGACAGATGGACTGGCACCGTATATGAGTACTACCTTGACAACAACTTCAATGGAAACACCTGGCAGAACAACTTTCCAGGAACTGGCTACACCCCCAAGCCGAGCTATCACTTCAGTCGCTTTGGCGCCGCCGCTGGTGGGCCCATCGCGCCGAAGTTCCTCGGCGGTAAAACCTACCTGTTTGCTAACTACGAAGGCTTCCGGTATCCGCTCGCGAGTACCTATGAACGTACAGTTCCATCTTACGAATATCTTCAGCTCGGCCAACTCAGCTTTACCGGCACAACATACTCCGCTGCGCAGCTCAAGGCGGCCGATCCACGTGGACTCGGCATGAACCCTGTGCTCACGAATTTCTACAAAACTCAGCTGCCTGTTGCCCCCGTGGGCGATGCGGGTTCTACTGGAGCGGATGGCACGAAGTATGCTGGCAGCTTCGACAAGAGCTGCGGCGGACTTTCTACCACACTATGCGACAGCAATAACACCATTGGCTATAAAGCCAATGTGTCGACTCCCCAGAGCAGCAACTTTCTGGCCACGCGTCTCGACCATGACTTCGGCCAGAAGTGGCACTTCATGGCGAGCTATCGCTACTACGAGTTGGTGAACTCAACCACCAATCAAATCGACATCGGTGGCGCGCTGCCCGGCGATACGATAGGAGTGCCTAAGGCTGTTGCACCGCACACGCAGGCACCGTGGTATCTCGTTGTCGGCCTCACCACAAATATCAGCGCCTCGCTCACAAATGACTTCCACTATAGCTTTCTCCGTGACCAATGGCAGTGGACGGACGCAAATGCGCCTGCACAGGTAGCTGGTGCAGACGGAGCTATTGAGCCGCTGGGTGAATACGCCAATACCGTCCTGTCCCCTTACAACGTGAACTCGCAGAGTATCCGCGTCCGCACCTGGGACGGCAAGGATAATTTCTTCAGCGACAACCTGACTAAGTTGAAGGGCAATCATCTCATCCAGGTCGGCGGTCAATTTCAGCATAACTCCGACTACTTCTCGCGCAGCGACAATGGCGCCAGCATCAACTTCACCCCGACCTACCAAATCGGCGACAGCAGTGGCGGCGGCAACATCGGGTATACAGGTGGCACACCGGGGACCGCAGCTTGCACAACTGGTACGGGGCTCAATTGCGTCGGCGCAGGTACAGCCGCGAATGCCCGTATGCTTGACACCTACTACGGCCTCGTCACTGACACGCAGGTTGCGAATAGCTACTCCAACGCCGGTGGATCGCTCAGCTTGAACCCGTCGCTCACTCCTGCGATCGGACACGCCAGCATCCCGTACTACAACATCTACGCAACGGATACGTGGCATGCCAAACCGAGCCTCACGTTCAATCTTGGACTTAGCTATGCCATCGAGATGCCGCCCACTGAGCGTAACGGCACGCAGGCCATCTTCACGGATGCCACAGGCAATCCCATCCGTATCGAGCAGTGGCTTGCGTCCCGCAAAGCAGCCGCACTGAGCGGCCAAATCTTCAATCCTGAAATCGGCTATACGCTGATCAAGAACGTACCGAGCGGCCGCAAGTACCCATACGATCCTTACTATGGCGCGGTCAGTCCAAGACTATCGGTCATCTGGAACCCCAACTTCAGCAACGCATTTCTCCAGAAGCTCTTCGGCAACGGCTCGACTGCCATCCGTGGCGGATACGGTCGAATCTATGGCCGTGTCAACGGCGATGCTCAGGTACTTCCGCTTCTCGCCGGTCCCGGACCGCTTCTGGCTACGCAGTGCAAGTACGCGCAGTCTGCGACCACTGGAGCCGGCGGCTGCAACCAGAGCAACTACAACGACACCACAGCATACCGTTTCGGACCGGATGGCCTTTCCCCTCTGTTGGCGCCAGGTGGCGTTCCTGCAACGCTACCACAGCCCTTCCATCCCGGCTTCGATGGCCCTGGCGTGTCTCTTTCACCAGGCGTCGATCCCTCCATGCGTCCCAACGACGTCGACACATTCAACCTCTCCGTGCAGCGGCAGATCAATCGCCACATGCTGGTTGAGGTCGGGTATATCGGGCGTATCGTCCATCACGAGTTCATGCAGTTAAATCCGAACGTAGTTCCCTACATGCTCTCGCTTGGCGGCCAGAGCTTCGAGTCGGCATACCTGGCAATCGAAACGGCATTCAACTGCACAACAACAGCGAGTCAGTGCGCCAAGAGCGTTGCGCCCACGGCTACGGTCACGCCGCAGCCCTTCTTCGAAGCCGCGCTCGGAGGAGCCGGATCAGCCTATTGCTCAAAGTATTCGAGCTGCACCGCGGCGGTCGTCGCCAAACAAACTGCAGCCTTCCGTGCACAAAGGGTCTTCGGCCTCTGGCAGGCTTTGGACAACAATGTCAACGGCGCCAATGGCGCGGGCTTCGTCTTCGCAAGAAGCCTGATGGGTACCGCAACATCTAACTCCACATATGGAGCTGCCGGCCAGATGGTTTCGGGCGTCAGCTCTGATACTCCTATCGGACATAGCAACTACAACGGCGGCTATGTCTCCTTCAAAGCGAGCAGCTTCCACGGCCTCACCGCTCAGGAAAACCTCACCTGGTCCAAGGCCCTCGGCCTCGGCGCCAACAATCAGTCAAGCAGTGGCACCGTTGCAGAGGACAGCTTCGATATAAACAAGCAATACGGTCGCCAGGCCTTCGATCAGCGAATCATCTTCAACACCTTCATCGTCTATGAAACCCCGTGGTATCGCTCGCAATCCGGTATCATTGGCCGTCTCGCCGGGGGGTGGACACTGTCCCCCATCGTTACAGCCGGCACTGGACAGCCGCTGCAGTGCACAACCAACAACAGCGGACAAAACTTCGGTGGTGAAGACGGTGCAAACTTCACCGATAACGAGAACTGCATCTTCAACACACCATATACCGGCGGCGCTCACACGCATCGCGGCGTCACAGGCGGCATGGATTCTAACGGAATCGCGGTGGGCACCAATACCAAGGGCTCCGGTGCGGCTGCGATCAATATGTTCACCAATCCCGTGGCTGTCTTTGACAGCGTGCGCGCTCCCATTCTCGGCCTCGATGCCGGCAACGGAGGCAGCGGCGCCATCAGCGGCCTCGGCTATCTCAATCTCGACTTCAGCGTGAAGAAGAGAATCATGATTCACGAGAGATACAGCCTCGAGTTATCCGGCGTCTTTCAGAACGTGATGAACCATCTCGACTTTGCGAATCCCAGTCTAAGTCTTCAAAGCGCCGCCAGTTGGGGCGTCACCAAAACCCAGGGCAACGCTCCCCGTCAATTCCAGATGGGTGCACGCGCCTACTTCTAA
- a CDS encoding GntR family transcriptional regulator: MPDKVLGQTAIFAPYLFLMTKLRELRKIPNLTEMTYASIKKSVLTGSFEPSFRLTEEFIASQLGISKSPVREALNRLEAEGLIRIEARRGAFVREFAAKEISDLFNLRVVLELHSISTAKITPKLLQCLKDSIERTEIILKKGDRIAHVEEDLRFHRLIAEATDNDELCSVFENIQQKSLLCRYKSYELSATSSPLAHRRIYKALTTIDREKAQAAMEDHIVYVRNRLLEALEKKSRDEVIAAEQ; encoded by the coding sequence TTGCCTGACAAGGTTTTAGGGCAAACGGCAATATTTGCTCCATACTTATTTCTCATGACAAAATTGCGCGAGCTTCGCAAGATACCCAATCTTACCGAGATGACATACGCCAGCATCAAGAAGAGCGTGCTGACTGGCAGCTTCGAGCCGTCATTTCGATTGACAGAAGAGTTTATCGCTTCGCAGCTCGGCATCAGTAAATCGCCTGTGCGCGAAGCGTTGAACCGGCTGGAGGCTGAGGGACTCATTCGCATAGAAGCCCGCCGAGGGGCTTTTGTACGCGAGTTCGCGGCGAAAGAGATCAGCGATCTATTCAACCTGCGTGTTGTGCTGGAGCTGCATTCGATATCCACGGCGAAGATTACTCCAAAGCTGTTGCAGTGCCTGAAAGACAGCATTGAACGCACTGAGATCATTTTGAAAAAGGGTGATCGCATAGCCCACGTTGAAGAGGATTTACGTTTCCACCGCCTGATCGCCGAGGCGACGGACAATGATGAGCTGTGTAGCGTGTTTGAAAATATTCAGCAAAAAAGCCTGCTCTGCCGTTATAAGTCGTACGAGTTGTCGGCGACGAGCTCGCCGCTGGCACATAGGCGGATTTACAAAGCACTTACTACCATCGATCGAGAAAAGGCCCAGGCGGCGATGGAAGATCACATTGTCTATGTGAGGAACCGGCTGCTGGAGGCATTGGAGAAGAAGTCCCGCGATGAGGTGATTGCGGCCGAACAGTAG
- a CDS encoding threonine synthase codes for MPAISHFACSLCDATVSAAAPATVCPVCAGSLYVRYDLSSLIGTDPSSVVAGTAGALSSRAWRGLWRYSAVLPDVAPVTLGEGWTPILPSRRNPNVLLKEEGANPTGTFKARGLALAVTMAKHYGLRKLAVPSAGNAGGALAAYAAAAGIECHVFMPKDVPMANQVEGAAYGANVTLVDGLISDCARIVNERKEAEGWFDISTLKEPFRVEGKKTMGYELVEQNGWKYPDAVFYPTGGGVGLIGMWKAFEEMEQLGWVSGTRPKMIAVQASGCAPVARAYREGQDVSTMWQNAATFAAGLRVPKPYGDRIILNIVRQSGGRVIAVSDDQILSSLKDWASNEGVLLSPEGAAATAAYDVLIQDGFLKPSDKVVLFNTGSGNKYTDVLSESFGLNKSLQETTGTAALAH; via the coding sequence ATGCCAGCCATCTCACATTTTGCGTGTTCTTTGTGTGACGCTACGGTCTCAGCCGCAGCCCCCGCCACAGTCTGTCCTGTCTGCGCAGGAAGCCTCTATGTGCGTTACGATCTGAGCTCGCTGATTGGCACGGACCCTTCTTCGGTGGTGGCCGGCACCGCCGGTGCATTGAGCTCAAGAGCGTGGAGGGGTCTGTGGCGATACAGCGCGGTCCTTCCTGACGTAGCGCCCGTCACACTCGGCGAAGGTTGGACGCCGATTCTGCCGAGCCGCCGAAATCCGAATGTGCTTCTGAAGGAAGAGGGCGCCAACCCTACGGGGACTTTCAAGGCCCGCGGCCTGGCACTCGCCGTTACCATGGCGAAGCACTATGGACTGCGCAAACTCGCGGTTCCGTCCGCAGGCAATGCTGGGGGAGCTCTGGCAGCCTACGCTGCTGCCGCTGGTATCGAGTGCCACGTCTTCATGCCCAAAGATGTGCCGATGGCTAACCAGGTCGAAGGGGCTGCATACGGCGCCAACGTCACGCTGGTCGATGGCCTTATCTCGGACTGCGCAAGGATCGTCAATGAGCGCAAGGAAGCTGAAGGCTGGTTCGACATCTCCACTCTTAAAGAACCGTTCCGTGTCGAAGGTAAGAAGACGATGGGCTATGAGCTCGTAGAGCAGAACGGCTGGAAGTATCCCGACGCCGTCTTCTATCCAACCGGCGGTGGTGTCGGGCTCATCGGCATGTGGAAGGCCTTCGAAGAGATGGAACAGCTCGGTTGGGTCTCCGGGACTCGCCCTAAGATGATCGCCGTGCAGGCATCAGGCTGCGCTCCCGTCGCCCGCGCTTACCGCGAAGGCCAGGACGTAAGCACCATGTGGCAGAACGCGGCGACCTTCGCGGCTGGGCTTCGCGTACCCAAGCCCTACGGTGACCGCATTATTTTGAATATCGTGCGCCAGTCCGGCGGGCGGGTCATTGCCGTCTCTGACGATCAGATTTTGAGCTCCCTCAAGGACTGGGCTTCGAACGAAGGTGTCCTGCTCTCCCCGGAAGGAGCAGCGGCTACGGCTGCCTACGACGTTCTCATTCAAGATGGCTTCCTGAAGCCGTCGGACAAAGTTGTCCTCTTCAACACGGGTTCCGGCAATAAGTACACAGATGTTCTCTCAGAGTCATTTGGCCTGAACAAGTCCTTGCAGGAAACAACAGGCACGGCCGCTCTCGCACACTAA
- a CDS encoding M14 metallopeptidase family protein, with the protein MKKLGILFLLALTFATQAGAQAKHVTTPAEQFGFEPGTDRKLADWKELVAYYQKVASQSDRVRFQVLGKTMEGRPFVMLTVSSPENLAHLAEYKEIVTKLSDPRTTSPAEAKSLIAKGKTVMIITFNIHSTEIASSQTAPLFLYRMATSNDPEVLNELKNTILLLIPSQNPDGEQLVVDWYKKTLGTPAEGSSPPVLYAKYVGHDDNRDWVGLTQLETQHTAKVINEWHPQILYDLHQQGANAPRLYLPPWVDPIDPNVDPLLVFSMNALGMRTAHDVASTGKTGVLVHGVYDFWSPLRDYISLHNGLRILTESASANLASPIDMPFDRLGTGIGYDAKVAAWNFPSPWMGGVWHMGDIVAYQMDALESLTRSAAIDREQFLSDFYKVSDHAVHPVSGPYAYVFSPKQVDPAMAVKLAKTLFDAGVEVRQSTAPFEAGGKSYPEGTYIVELDQPFRAFAKTVLERQKYPDMREYPGGPPQRPYDVAGTTLPLFYGVEADAVDAKFTAPAKLLSSITPLVGHVAPPSSKGYILNDMSNSSLYALFSLLSEGVKTYRLTGSGYAPGTIYIPAQPGLEPKLEAAAKRFAVDFKPATGTVSGSALEMRTPRVALYKSWTASLDEGWTRFVFDTNGVPYKTVVDADMRKGHLKDQFDAIILPDNSPGAILSGRAFGGGGGRAGGRARGGAGSAAGAGAPAANAASERGNMPQVPPEYRGGLGPEGTAALKEFLSEGGIVIVQNKASDVYATSDDPTFQNALEGVPPRDFYCPGSILQITVDTSNPIAFGSTPTVPVFFETGPTFKLSGDAKSVGHYTSDHPLLSGWILGGQHLDGTSAIADVPVGKGQVIAFGFVPMYRGLSEVTYKFVLNAMLYSGSTPTSIQ; encoded by the coding sequence ATGAAGAAGCTCGGCATTTTATTTCTGCTTGCGCTCACATTTGCCACACAGGCGGGTGCCCAGGCGAAACACGTAACCACTCCGGCGGAGCAGTTCGGCTTCGAGCCGGGTACAGACCGCAAACTGGCCGACTGGAAAGAACTGGTCGCGTACTACCAGAAAGTCGCCTCCCAGTCGGATCGTGTCCGCTTCCAGGTACTTGGCAAGACGATGGAGGGACGTCCCTTCGTCATGCTCACGGTCTCCTCGCCGGAGAACCTCGCGCACCTGGCGGAATACAAGGAGATCGTCACAAAGCTCTCCGATCCTCGGACCACATCGCCCGCTGAAGCAAAGTCCCTTATCGCCAAGGGCAAAACGGTGATGATCATCACCTTCAACATCCATTCAACTGAGATCGCAAGCTCGCAGACGGCGCCGCTGTTTCTTTACCGTATGGCGACCTCGAACGACCCGGAAGTCCTGAATGAGCTGAAGAACACCATTCTGCTTCTGATTCCTTCCCAGAACCCTGACGGCGAACAGCTCGTCGTCGACTGGTATAAAAAGACGCTCGGCACACCGGCCGAAGGCTCCAGCCCGCCCGTCCTCTACGCCAAGTACGTTGGTCACGACGACAACCGTGACTGGGTCGGCCTGACTCAGCTCGAAACGCAGCACACCGCGAAAGTCATCAACGAGTGGCATCCGCAGATCCTGTACGATCTCCACCAGCAGGGAGCGAACGCACCTCGCCTTTACCTTCCCCCTTGGGTCGATCCCATCGATCCCAACGTCGATCCACTTCTCGTCTTCTCCATGAACGCCCTCGGCATGCGTACAGCGCATGACGTCGCCTCGACCGGAAAGACCGGTGTCCTCGTCCACGGCGTCTATGATTTCTGGTCGCCGTTGCGCGACTACATCTCGCTCCACAACGGCCTTCGCATCCTCACCGAATCGGCGAGCGCCAATCTGGCTTCACCGATTGACATGCCGTTCGACCGCCTTGGGACTGGAATCGGTTACGACGCAAAGGTGGCCGCCTGGAACTTCCCCTCGCCATGGATGGGCGGCGTCTGGCACATGGGAGACATCGTTGCCTACCAGATGGACGCTCTCGAGTCTCTGACCAGGAGCGCCGCCATCGACCGCGAGCAGTTCCTCTCGGACTTCTACAAGGTGAGCGACCACGCTGTGCACCCGGTATCCGGCCCGTATGCCTATGTCTTCTCCCCGAAGCAGGTCGATCCCGCGATGGCTGTAAAACTCGCCAAGACACTCTTCGACGCAGGTGTCGAAGTGAGGCAGTCAACAGCTCCATTTGAAGCGGGCGGCAAAAGCTATCCCGAAGGAACTTACATCGTCGAGCTGGACCAGCCATTTCGTGCCTTTGCCAAGACAGTGCTTGAGCGCCAGAAGTATCCTGACATGCGCGAGTACCCCGGTGGCCCGCCGCAGCGTCCGTACGATGTCGCAGGCACGACTCTGCCGCTCTTCTACGGTGTGGAAGCGGACGCCGTTGATGCCAAGTTCACTGCACCCGCGAAGCTGCTCTCTTCCATCACCCCACTCGTCGGCCATGTAGCACCGCCTTCGAGCAAGGGATACATCCTGAACGACATGAGCAACAGTAGCCTCTATGCTCTCTTCTCGCTGCTGTCGGAGGGCGTCAAAACATACCGCCTCACCGGCTCAGGCTATGCTCCGGGCACTATCTATATCCCCGCACAGCCCGGTTTGGAGCCAAAGCTCGAAGCTGCCGCAAAGCGCTTCGCCGTCGACTTCAAACCCGCCACTGGCACTGTCAGCGGCAGCGCTCTGGAAATGAGGACTCCACGAGTGGCTCTTTACAAGAGCTGGACCGCTTCGCTCGACGAAGGCTGGACACGCTTCGTCTTCGATACAAACGGCGTTCCCTATAAAACTGTCGTCGACGCGGACATGCGCAAAGGCCACCTGAAAGATCAGTTCGACGCGATCATTCTCCCCGACAACTCCCCCGGCGCTATCCTGTCCGGCCGCGCATTTGGCGGAGGTGGCGGCCGTGCCGGTGGCCGCGCACGCGGTGGTGCGGGGAGCGCCGCGGGTGCAGGCGCTCCGGCAGCGAACGCCGCGTCGGAGCGTGGCAACATGCCTCAGGTTCCACCCGAGTACCGCGGCGGCCTTGGCCCTGAGGGCACCGCTGCGCTGAAGGAGTTCCTCAGCGAAGGCGGAATCGTTATCGTGCAGAACAAGGCTTCCGACGTCTACGCCACAAGCGACGACCCCACCTTCCAAAATGCCCTGGAGGGCGTGCCTCCGCGCGACTTCTATTGCCCCGGCTCTATCCTTCAGATCACCGTCGACACATCCAACCCGATAGCCTTCGGTTCAACGCCCACCGTGCCGGTCTTCTTTGAGACTGGGCCGACCTTCAAGCTCTCCGGAGACGCGAAGTCCGTCGGTCACTACACCAGCGATCATCCGCTCCTCAGCGGCTGGATTCTTGGTGGTCAGCACTTGGACGGGACCTCCGCTATTGCAGATGTGCCCGTGGGCAAGGGCCAGGTCATCGCCTTCGGCTTCGTCCCCATGTATCGCGGTCTTAGCGAAGTCACGTACAAGTTCGTATTGAACGCCATGCTGTACTCCGGTTCAACGCCCACTTCAATCCAATAG